One segment of Curtobacterium sp. MR_MD2014 DNA contains the following:
- the rfaE2 gene encoding D-glycero-beta-D-manno-heptose 1-phosphate adenylyltransferase — MTADVRLVRDLVASVDDREPLVVVIGDCILDRWTVGEAERVSREAPAPVVRVTETVAVPGGAANTAVNARALGARVRMVGLIGDDESGRVLRDRLETAGVDTTHLVEVAGARTTTKSRVVGGDRVVVRVDEIAATPDAHAGARLGAAVARAVRGADAAVVCDYGLGVQPEDVVPVLDRDRPGAVVVDAHDLTRWADLHPDLVTPNAGETAGLLGRDLGAGSARVPVVVDARQEVLARSGARAAVVTLDRDGTVLLEPGADQAFRTRATPASEQQASGAGDTFCAAATVALAVRAPLRDAIAVAQAAADVVVREAGTSVCTAAALIDSVTAPAATVVDHDDLALAVDAARAAGRRVVFTNGCFDVVHRGHTTYLRQARELGDLLVVALNDDDSVRRLKGPERPINTAEDRAGVLAALACVDLVTVFATDTPIPLIERLRPEVYVKGGDYSPEMLEETGVVRAYGGEVVMVDYVPEHSTTAVVRRIREATAAAAAAAGTAPATDTADSTAPAVEPDPAP, encoded by the coding sequence ATGACCGCCGACGTCCGTCTCGTCCGCGACCTGGTCGCCTCGGTCGACGACCGCGAACCGCTCGTCGTCGTCATCGGCGACTGCATCCTCGACCGCTGGACCGTCGGGGAGGCCGAGCGCGTCTCCCGCGAGGCCCCGGCGCCCGTGGTCCGTGTGACCGAGACGGTCGCCGTCCCGGGCGGCGCCGCGAACACGGCGGTGAACGCCCGCGCCCTCGGCGCCCGTGTCCGCATGGTCGGACTCATCGGTGACGACGAGTCCGGACGCGTCCTCCGCGACCGGCTCGAGACCGCCGGCGTCGACACGACCCACCTGGTCGAGGTCGCCGGTGCCCGCACCACCACGAAGTCGCGGGTGGTCGGCGGCGACCGCGTGGTCGTCCGCGTCGACGAGATCGCGGCGACGCCGGACGCGCACGCCGGTGCCCGCCTCGGCGCGGCCGTCGCCCGCGCCGTCCGGGGCGCCGACGCCGCCGTGGTGTGCGACTACGGCCTCGGTGTGCAACCCGAGGACGTCGTGCCCGTCCTCGACCGCGACCGCCCCGGTGCCGTCGTCGTCGATGCCCACGACCTGACGCGGTGGGCCGACCTGCACCCCGACCTGGTCACCCCGAACGCCGGCGAGACCGCCGGCCTGCTCGGTCGCGACCTCGGAGCCGGCTCGGCCCGGGTGCCGGTCGTCGTGGACGCCCGGCAGGAGGTCCTCGCCCGCAGCGGCGCCCGTGCGGCGGTCGTCACCCTCGACCGCGACGGCACCGTCCTGCTCGAGCCCGGCGCGGACCAGGCCTTCCGAACCCGCGCGACGCCGGCGTCCGAGCAGCAGGCATCCGGCGCGGGCGACACGTTCTGTGCCGCCGCCACGGTCGCCCTGGCCGTGCGTGCTCCGCTCCGTGACGCGATCGCGGTGGCGCAGGCCGCCGCCGACGTCGTGGTCCGCGAGGCGGGCACCTCGGTCTGCACCGCCGCGGCCCTGATCGACTCCGTGACGGCCCCCGCCGCGACCGTGGTCGACCACGACGACCTCGCCCTGGCCGTCGACGCCGCCCGTGCCGCCGGCCGTCGCGTGGTCTTCACGAACGGCTGCTTCGACGTCGTGCACCGCGGGCACACCACCTACCTCCGGCAGGCCCGCGAGCTCGGCGACCTGCTCGTGGTCGCCCTCAACGACGACGACTCGGTCCGCCGGCTGAAGGGTCCGGAGCGTCCGATCAACACCGCCGAGGACCGGGCGGGCGTGCTCGCAGCCCTCGCCTGCGTCGACCTCGTGACCGTCTTCGCGACGGACACCCCGATCCCGCTCATCGAGCGCCTGCGCCCCGAGGTCTACGTCAAGGGCGGCGACTACTCCCCCGAGATGCTCGAGGAGACGGGGGTCGTCCGGGCGTACGGCGGTGAGGTCGTGATGGTCGACTACGTGCCGGAGCACTCGACGACCGCGGTCGTGCGGCGCATCCGCGAGGCCACCGCCGCCGCGGCCGCAGCCGCCGGCACGGCTCCGGCGACCGACACCGCGGACTCCACGGCACCCGCCGTCGAGCCCGACCCGGCACCGTGA
- a CDS encoding aldehyde dehydrogenase family protein, producing MTLATPSATATDTDHMVVTDPVDGSIATTTPRSTSEDVANAVARARAAAPAWARTAPAERGALLHAAAAHLRDHSQELADLNTRETGKVPGDAMGGVQAGIGTLVQYAELGPVHRGEALRGQFGAADWSVPHPRGVVLALTPWNDPVAVALGILGAALVTGNTVVHKGSERCPGTIARLNTLLAEVLPEGVLVGVDGDASTGEALLEQDGIDVYAHVGSTATGDRLSEVAASTRAHVIRENGGNDAVVVDADVDPAWAAAQVALGAFANTGQICTSVERVYVHRDVAEEFTAALVAEAERRTASPAAEFGPLVDDRLRGTVQAHVDDAVQRGATVRTGGTTPGGVGTFYPATVLTDCTDDMVVMTEETFGPLAPVRVVESFDEGLRLAAADRYGLAATVLTGDTGHALRAAAELPVGTVKVNAVFGGAPGGSAQPRGASGAGFGYGPHLLDEMTTTTVVHLESAPARTTGGTR from the coding sequence ATGACCCTCGCCACCCCGTCAGCGACCGCGACCGACACCGACCACATGGTCGTCACCGACCCCGTCGACGGGTCGATCGCCACGACGACCCCGCGCTCCACGAGCGAGGACGTCGCGAACGCTGTCGCGCGCGCACGGGCGGCCGCACCCGCGTGGGCGCGCACCGCACCGGCGGAGCGCGGAGCCCTGCTGCACGCAGCAGCAGCGCACCTCCGTGACCACTCCCAGGAGCTCGCCGACCTGAACACCCGCGAGACCGGGAAGGTGCCCGGCGACGCGATGGGCGGCGTGCAGGCCGGCATCGGGACGCTCGTGCAGTACGCCGAGCTCGGCCCGGTCCACCGCGGCGAGGCGCTCCGCGGGCAGTTCGGTGCGGCCGACTGGTCGGTCCCCCACCCCCGCGGCGTGGTGCTCGCCCTGACGCCGTGGAACGACCCGGTGGCCGTGGCGCTCGGGATCCTCGGTGCCGCGCTCGTCACCGGGAACACCGTGGTGCACAAGGGCAGCGAGCGGTGCCCCGGCACGATCGCCCGGCTGAACACGCTGCTGGCCGAGGTCCTGCCGGAGGGCGTCCTGGTGGGCGTCGACGGTGACGCCTCGACCGGCGAGGCGCTGCTCGAGCAGGACGGCATCGACGTGTACGCCCACGTCGGCTCCACCGCCACCGGCGACCGCCTCTCCGAGGTCGCCGCGAGCACGCGCGCGCACGTCATCCGCGAGAACGGCGGCAACGACGCGGTCGTCGTGGACGCCGACGTGGACCCCGCGTGGGCCGCCGCACAGGTCGCGCTCGGCGCCTTCGCGAACACGGGTCAGATCTGCACGAGCGTCGAGCGCGTCTACGTGCACCGCGACGTCGCCGAGGAGTTCACCGCGGCGCTCGTCGCCGAGGCGGAGCGACGGACGGCGTCGCCCGCCGCCGAGTTCGGTCCGCTCGTCGACGACCGGCTCCGCGGCACGGTGCAGGCGCACGTCGACGACGCCGTGCAGCGCGGCGCCACCGTGCGCACGGGCGGGACGACGCCCGGCGGTGTCGGCACGTTCTACCCGGCCACCGTCCTGACCGACTGCACCGACGACATGGTCGTGATGACCGAGGAGACCTTCGGTCCCCTCGCACCGGTCCGCGTCGTCGAGTCGTTCGACGAGGGCCTGCGCCTCGCCGCGGCCGACCGGTACGGCCTCGCCGCGACGGTGCTCACCGGCGACACCGGTCACGCCCTCCGCGCCGCAGCCGAGCTCCCCGTCGGCACCGTCAAGGTGAACGCGGTGTTCGGCGGCGCACCGGGCGGCAGCGCCCAGCCGCGCGGGGCCTCGGGCGCCGGCTTCGGCTACGGCCCGCACCTGCTCGACGAGATGACGACCACCACCGTCGTGCACCTCGAGTCCGCCCCCGCACGCACCACCGGAGGAACCCGATGA
- a CDS encoding glycosyltransferase family 9 protein produces MQLIGNGGERFDDVREIAVLRGGGLGDLLFAVPAIEALHAAYPDARITLLGSPLAPAVLRGRTDAVHAFEELPVSPGVRDAGEGAPALHDFESRLRGRFDLAVQLHGGGRNSNPFLLRLAALHTVGTATEDAEVLERWVRYVYYQHEVLRGLEVVSLAGAAPVTLDPRVHVSAEERRAVRDRLGVAGHLVAVHPGATDPRRRWSPERFAAVVSARLDAGDDVVLVGDATDVPAAQAIRGAVPVALHDRLHDLTDALPLAELPAVLAAADVMVGDDSGPRHLAVAVGTPTVGVFWFGNVVNAGPIDRGRHRVHMSFVTRCPVCGIDVTQVGWTAERCEHDPSYVDEVQPEAVLTDVEDLLATVRPRERTAAPVV; encoded by the coding sequence GTGCAACTGATCGGCAACGGTGGAGAACGCTTCGACGACGTCCGGGAGATCGCGGTGCTCCGCGGCGGTGGCCTGGGGGACCTGCTCTTCGCGGTCCCCGCGATCGAGGCGCTGCACGCCGCGTACCCCGACGCCCGCATCACGCTGCTCGGGAGCCCGCTGGCCCCGGCGGTCCTGCGCGGACGGACCGACGCGGTGCACGCGTTCGAGGAACTCCCGGTGTCGCCCGGGGTGCGCGACGCCGGGGAGGGTGCGCCGGCGCTGCACGACTTCGAGTCGCGGCTCCGCGGCCGGTTCGACCTCGCCGTCCAGCTGCACGGCGGCGGTCGGAACTCGAACCCGTTCCTGCTGCGCCTCGCCGCACTGCACACCGTCGGCACCGCGACCGAGGACGCCGAGGTCCTGGAGCGGTGGGTCCGCTACGTCTACTACCAGCACGAGGTGCTCCGCGGGCTCGAGGTCGTCTCGCTCGCCGGTGCCGCCCCGGTCACCCTGGACCCGCGCGTGCACGTGAGCGCCGAGGAGCGCCGTGCCGTGCGCGACCGCCTCGGCGTCGCCGGCCACCTGGTGGCCGTGCACCCCGGCGCGACGGACCCGCGGCGCCGGTGGAGCCCCGAGCGGTTCGCAGCCGTGGTGTCCGCGCGGCTCGACGCCGGCGACGACGTCGTGCTCGTCGGCGACGCGACGGACGTGCCGGCGGCGCAGGCCATCCGCGGTGCCGTGCCGGTGGCCCTGCACGACCGTCTCCACGACCTGACCGACGCCCTGCCGCTCGCGGAGCTCCCCGCGGTGCTCGCGGCCGCTGACGTCATGGTCGGCGACGACTCCGGCCCGCGGCACCTCGCCGTCGCGGTCGGCACCCCCACGGTCGGCGTGTTCTGGTTCGGCAACGTGGTGAACGCGGGCCCGATCGACCGCGGACGGCACCGGGTGCACATGTCCTTCGTCACGCGCTGCCCGGTGTGCGGCATCGACGTGACCCAGGTCGGGTGGACCGCGGAGCGCTGCGAGCACGACCCGTCGTACGTCGACGAGGTGCAGCCCGAGGCCGTGCTCACCGACGTCGAGGACCTCCTCGCGACCGTGCGACCCCGGGAGCGAACGGCCGCACCGGTCGTCTGA
- a CDS encoding SDR family oxidoreductase — protein MPVPTTPIGRVLVTGGASGLGAAVVAAVVEAGGTPIVLDLRVDGVPEGTDAVAVDVTDTEATERAVREAAERHGGLDAVVTAAGIDKPAPIGGISSGDWERIVGVNLLGTAAVVRAALPALEATHGRVVTISSSLALKGVGDGTAYSASKFGVRGFSQALAAETAGRIGVTNIIPAGMRTAFFEGRTEQYKPGPDAQLIEPEYVANSILFALSQPAGCEIRELSIMPATEPSWP, from the coding sequence ATGCCCGTCCCCACCACCCCCATCGGTCGCGTCCTCGTCACCGGCGGCGCCTCCGGTCTCGGCGCGGCCGTCGTCGCCGCGGTCGTCGAGGCCGGCGGCACCCCCATCGTCCTCGACCTGCGCGTCGACGGCGTCCCGGAGGGCACCGACGCCGTCGCCGTGGACGTCACGGACACCGAGGCGACCGAGCGCGCCGTCCGCGAGGCCGCGGAGCGCCACGGCGGACTCGACGCCGTCGTCACCGCCGCGGGCATCGACAAGCCGGCGCCGATCGGCGGCATCTCGTCGGGCGACTGGGAGCGCATCGTCGGGGTCAACCTGCTCGGCACCGCCGCCGTGGTGCGCGCCGCGCTGCCCGCCCTCGAGGCGACGCACGGCCGCGTCGTGACGATCTCGTCGTCGCTCGCGCTCAAGGGCGTCGGCGACGGCACGGCCTACTCGGCGTCGAAGTTCGGCGTGCGCGGCTTCTCGCAGGCGCTGGCCGCCGAGACCGCCGGGCGCATCGGTGTGACGAACATCATCCCCGCCGGCATGCGCACCGCGTTCTTCGAGGGCCGGACCGAGCAGTACAAGCCGGGCCCGGACGCGCAGCTCATCGAGCCGGAGTACGTGGCGAACTCGATCCTGTTCGCGCTGTCGCAGCCGGCCGGCTGCGAGATCCGCGAGCTGTCGATCATGCCCGCGACGGAGCCCAGCTGGCCGTAG
- a CDS encoding PfkB family carbohydrate kinase, with protein MSGTERTASATPGSGDGTRRRIVVVGDTLLDVDVSGTSERLSPDAPVPVVDVRTDDRRAGGAGLVASMLVRDGHDVTLVTVLSDDDRADEIRALLPDVHVVAGPSGAPTPVKTRVRVVDHALVRIDEGCATPPVPGTTAEMTAALEGADAIVVADYGRGVAAADGLRTALAAAARTTPVVWDPHPKGASPVAGTAVVTPNTSEARRFTDLSGEGVPFATDAAAELVRTWDVDAVAVTMGDRGALVASRRSGDGTRPAALDSRFVPAPSVTAGDPCGAGDRLAAGVAIALAEGADVAEAVAAGVLAASEYLAAGGVTALFADDGPAPVPVPGVDRDALRVVHDVRSAGGTVVATGGCFDLLHAGHARTLSAARALGDCLVVCLNSDDSVRALKGPERPIMTQDDRVELLLALDCVDAVVVFDEHTPDEALRRFRPDVWAKGGDYAASELPEAATLAEWGGRVVTVPFHPGRSTTRLAAALAAVG; from the coding sequence GTGAGCGGCACGGAGCGCACCGCCAGCGCGACGCCGGGCTCCGGCGACGGCACCCGGCGTCGCATCGTCGTCGTCGGCGACACCCTGCTCGACGTCGACGTCTCGGGCACGAGCGAACGGCTCAGCCCGGACGCCCCCGTCCCGGTCGTCGACGTCCGGACCGACGACCGTCGTGCCGGTGGCGCCGGCCTGGTCGCCTCGATGCTCGTACGCGACGGCCACGACGTGACGCTCGTCACCGTGCTGAGCGACGACGATCGTGCCGACGAGATCCGCGCCCTGCTGCCCGACGTGCACGTCGTCGCCGGTCCGTCCGGTGCGCCGACCCCGGTGAAGACCCGCGTCCGCGTGGTCGACCACGCGCTCGTCCGCATCGACGAGGGGTGCGCCACCCCGCCCGTCCCCGGCACGACCGCCGAGATGACCGCGGCGCTCGAGGGCGCCGACGCGATCGTCGTCGCCGACTACGGCCGTGGCGTCGCGGCCGCCGACGGGCTCCGTACCGCCCTCGCCGCCGCGGCCCGCACGACGCCCGTGGTCTGGGACCCGCACCCGAAGGGTGCCTCCCCCGTCGCGGGCACCGCGGTCGTGACCCCGAACACCAGCGAGGCCCGGCGGTTCACCGACCTGTCCGGCGAGGGCGTGCCCTTCGCCACGGACGCCGCGGCCGAGCTCGTCCGGACCTGGGACGTCGACGCCGTCGCCGTCACGATGGGCGACCGCGGCGCCCTCGTCGCGTCGCGCCGCAGCGGGGACGGCACCCGGCCGGCCGCGCTGGACAGCCGGTTCGTCCCGGCCCCGTCGGTCACCGCCGGCGACCCGTGCGGCGCCGGTGACCGCCTCGCCGCGGGCGTCGCCATCGCCCTCGCCGAGGGTGCTGACGTCGCGGAGGCCGTCGCCGCGGGCGTGCTCGCTGCCTCGGAGTACCTCGCGGCCGGCGGCGTGACCGCGCTGTTCGCCGACGACGGCCCGGCCCCGGTGCCCGTCCCCGGCGTGGACCGCGACGCGCTGCGCGTCGTGCACGACGTCCGCAGCGCCGGCGGGACCGTCGTCGCCACCGGCGGCTGCTTTGACCTGCTCCACGCCGGGCACGCCCGCACGCTCTCCGCAGCGCGGGCGCTCGGCGACTGCCTGGTGGTCTGCCTCAACTCGGACGACTCGGTGCGCGCCCTCAAGGGGCCGGAGCGCCCGATCATGACGCAGGACGACCGGGTCGAGCTGCTGCTCGCGCTCGACTGCGTCGACGCCGTGGTCGTCTTCGACGAGCACACCCCGGACGAGGCCCTCCGCCGCTTCCGCCCGGACGTCTGGGCGAAGGGCGGCGACTACGCCGCGAGCGAGCTCCCCGAGGCGGCGACGCTCGCCGAGTGGGGCGGTCGGGTCGTCACCGTCCCGTTCCACCCCGGTCGGTCCACCACGCGGCTCGCCGCGGCACTCGCCGCGGTCGGCTGA
- a CDS encoding D-sedoheptulose-7-phosphate isomerase: MTIEQQTGTREPETESASVRTVVDHIAASVPVIASLVDHKDHIAAWADDIAARLVAGRRLLAAGNGGSAAEAQHLTSELTGRFDGDRPAYSAISLHAESSAVTAIGNDYGYDQVFARQVTAHARAGDVVVLLSTSGKSPNLLRAAEAARAVGARSIAMTGPGPNPLADAVDDAIRIEGPSANVQEAQLVLVHALCRAMEPALRRGGRR; this comes from the coding sequence ATGACCATCGAGCAGCAGACCGGCACGCGTGAGCCGGAGACCGAGAGCGCCAGCGTCCGGACCGTCGTCGACCACATCGCCGCCTCGGTGCCCGTGATCGCCTCGCTCGTCGACCACAAGGACCACATCGCGGCGTGGGCGGACGACATCGCCGCACGGCTCGTCGCCGGCCGTCGGCTGCTCGCCGCGGGCAACGGCGGCTCGGCGGCGGAGGCCCAGCACCTCACCTCCGAGCTGACCGGCCGCTTCGACGGGGACCGTCCGGCGTACTCGGCGATCTCCCTGCACGCCGAGAGCTCCGCCGTCACCGCGATCGGGAACGACTACGGCTACGACCAGGTCTTCGCCCGCCAGGTGACGGCGCACGCGCGCGCCGGTGACGTCGTCGTGCTGCTGAGCACGAGCGGCAAGAGCCCGAACCTGCTCCGCGCGGCCGAGGCCGCTCGGGCCGTCGGTGCACGCTCGATCGCGATGACCGGCCCCGGGCCGAACCCGCTCGCCGACGCGGTCGACGACGCGATCCGCATCGAGGGCCCCTCGGCCAACGTGCAGGAGGCGCAGCTCGTCCTCGTGCACGCCCTCTGCCGTGCGATGGAGCCGGCCCTCCGCCGCGGCGGCCGCCGGTGA
- a CDS encoding glycosyltransferase, with protein sequence MKIAMVSEHASPLAVLGGVDAGGQNVHVAELSAALADRGHQVTVYTRRDDADQPVRVLLRPGVEVVQVDAGPARHVPKDDLFPFMDTFASVLAAEWFVDRPDVVHGHFWMSGYAALEAVKQVHARTGGVRIPVVQTFHALGVVKRRHQGTADTSPAEREWIEPAVGRSVDQVVATCSDEAFELKTLGVPLHAISVVPCGVDTELFRPDGPVEERGRPFRVLTASRLVRRKGVGTTIAALAKLLDEGREAELVVVGGAGTAGADLADDPEYQRLDALARSLGVREHVSFRGQLGQHDMPAVYRSADVVVCAPWYEPFGIVPLEAMACGRPVVASSVGGLIDTVVEDATGLHVPPRDEEAVAAAVGALLDDRERRDAYGRAGRERAESRYTWHKVAAESERVYERLVAGAANGLATPAVAATGTDTAPVSNDPVGITPATTIPGARPGRAGRTARPTPAVLPHPTERTAR encoded by the coding sequence ATGAAGATCGCGATGGTGTCCGAGCACGCGAGCCCGCTCGCGGTGCTCGGCGGAGTCGACGCCGGTGGACAGAACGTGCACGTCGCCGAGCTGTCCGCGGCCCTCGCGGACCGCGGCCACCAGGTGACCGTGTACACGCGGCGCGACGACGCCGACCAGCCCGTCCGCGTGCTGCTGCGCCCGGGCGTCGAGGTCGTGCAGGTCGACGCCGGGCCCGCCCGCCACGTCCCGAAGGACGACCTGTTCCCGTTCATGGACACGTTCGCCTCGGTGCTCGCGGCGGAGTGGTTCGTCGACCGCCCCGACGTGGTGCACGGGCACTTCTGGATGTCCGGGTACGCCGCGCTCGAGGCCGTCAAGCAGGTCCACGCCCGCACCGGTGGCGTCCGGATCCCGGTCGTGCAGACCTTCCACGCGCTGGGCGTCGTGAAGCGTCGCCACCAGGGCACCGCCGACACGAGTCCCGCGGAGCGCGAGTGGATCGAGCCCGCCGTGGGCCGGAGCGTCGACCAGGTCGTCGCGACGTGCTCCGACGAGGCCTTCGAGCTCAAGACCCTCGGCGTGCCGCTGCACGCCATCTCCGTGGTGCCGTGCGGTGTGGACACCGAGCTCTTCCGGCCGGACGGCCCCGTCGAGGAGCGTGGGCGCCCCTTCCGGGTGCTCACCGCGTCGCGCCTGGTGCGCCGGAAGGGTGTCGGCACGACCATCGCCGCGCTCGCGAAGCTGCTCGACGAGGGCCGCGAGGCCGAGCTCGTGGTGGTCGGCGGAGCCGGCACGGCCGGAGCCGACCTCGCCGACGACCCGGAGTACCAGCGCCTCGACGCCCTGGCCCGGTCGCTCGGGGTGCGCGAGCACGTGAGCTTCCGCGGCCAGCTCGGGCAGCACGACATGCCCGCCGTCTACCGCAGCGCCGACGTCGTCGTGTGCGCCCCCTGGTACGAGCCCTTCGGCATCGTGCCGCTCGAGGCCATGGCGTGCGGTCGTCCCGTCGTCGCGTCGAGCGTCGGCGGACTCATCGACACCGTCGTGGAGGACGCCACCGGCCTGCACGTCCCGCCCCGCGACGAGGAGGCCGTGGCCGCCGCCGTGGGCGCGCTGCTCGACGACCGCGAGCGGCGCGACGCGTACGGACGCGCGGGTCGCGAGCGCGCCGAGTCCCGGTACACCTGGCACAAGGTCGCCGCCGAGAGCGAGCGCGTGTACGAGCGCCTCGTCGCCGGCGCCGCGAACGGCCTCGCCACGCCCGCCGTCGCGGCCACCGGGACCGACACGGCACCCGTGTCGAACGACCCCGTCGGGATCACCCCCGCCACGACCATCCCGGGCGCCCGTCCCGGACGCGCCGGACGGACCGCCCGCCCGACGCCCGCGGTGCTGCCGCACCCGACGGAGAGGACCGCACGATGA
- a CDS encoding glycosyltransferase produces MRILVWHVHGGWMDAFVRGPHEYLIPTTPARDGWGLGRGGRDWPANAIEIDPADVADAEVDVVVLQRTEELEEARRLLRGREVPVVFVEHNAPRVDVPSSLHPMRDRDDLVIAHVTHWNALMWDCGTTRTTVVEHGVVDPGPLYTGALERFGVVINEPVRRGRVVGTDLLPRFAEVAPVDLWGMGTDRLPELGFGDRVVALGDVPADPMHAALAQRRAYVHPNRWTSLGLSLIESMHMAMPVLVLATTDAPRTVPAEAGAIATDVDELVRASRTLLEDPEEARRRGAVAREAALERHALGRYLADWDDLLDDAVARGARRGRAADAALEGSLR; encoded by the coding sequence ATGCGGATCCTCGTGTGGCACGTGCACGGCGGCTGGATGGACGCCTTCGTCCGCGGCCCCCACGAGTACCTCATCCCCACCACACCGGCCCGCGACGGCTGGGGGCTCGGGCGGGGCGGCCGCGACTGGCCGGCGAACGCGATCGAGATCGACCCGGCCGACGTCGCCGACGCCGAGGTCGACGTGGTCGTCCTGCAGCGCACCGAGGAGCTCGAGGAGGCCCGTCGCCTGCTCCGCGGCCGCGAGGTCCCCGTGGTCTTCGTCGAGCACAACGCCCCGCGCGTCGACGTCCCGAGCAGCCTGCACCCGATGCGCGACCGCGACGACCTGGTGATCGCGCACGTCACGCACTGGAACGCCCTCATGTGGGACTGCGGCACGACCCGCACGACGGTGGTCGAGCACGGCGTCGTCGACCCGGGCCCGCTCTACACCGGCGCACTCGAGCGCTTCGGTGTCGTCATCAACGAACCGGTCCGCCGCGGCCGTGTGGTCGGCACGGACCTGCTCCCCCGCTTCGCCGAGGTCGCACCCGTCGACCTCTGGGGCATGGGCACCGACCGGCTCCCTGAACTCGGGTTCGGCGACCGCGTGGTCGCCCTCGGTGACGTCCCTGCAGATCCCATGCACGCAGCCCTCGCGCAACGACGCGCGTACGTGCACCCGAACCGCTGGACGTCGCTCGGCCTGTCGCTGATCGAGTCGATGCACATGGCGATGCCGGTCCTCGTGCTCGCGACGACCGACGCACCACGGACCGTGCCCGCCGAGGCCGGCGCGATCGCGACCGACGTCGACGAGCTGGTCCGTGCCTCCAGGACGCTCCTGGAGGACCCCGAGGAGGCCCGTCGCCGCGGTGCCGTCGCCCGAGAGGCCGCGCTCGAGCGGCACGCGCTCGGCCGGTACCTGGCGGACTGGGACGACCTCCTCGACGACGCCGTCGCGCGTGGTGCGCGGCGCGGACGCGCGGCGGACGCCGCGCTGGAAGGGAGCCTCCGATGA
- a CDS encoding glycosyltransferase family 9 protein — MVVRLDSFGDVLVAGPAVRAVAAGAAHVTMLCGPQGSPAADLLPGVDRVRVWAAPWVTETARPIDDALLGEFRALVTEEQPDEAVVLTSFHQSPLPVALLLRLAGVPRVSGASVDHPGSLLDVRLRPGEDLPEDLPEPERALRIAEAAGFALPADDDGRLVVRIDAVAPPEVAALDRYVVVHPGASVPARSWPEEHHRALVAAYAERGVPVVVTGSPGERALTTAVAGDTAVDLGGRTSPAELAAVLAGAEVVVVGNTGPAHLAAAVGARIVSLFSPVVPAVKWAPYAPEVELLGDRTAACRLSRARECPVPGHPCLSGVRVQDVLDAHGRLLARGTGSGAVADGSALSG, encoded by the coding sequence CTGGTCGTCCGGCTCGACTCGTTCGGCGACGTCCTGGTGGCCGGCCCCGCCGTGCGCGCCGTCGCCGCGGGGGCCGCGCACGTCACGATGCTCTGCGGCCCCCAAGGCTCCCCGGCCGCGGACCTGCTGCCCGGGGTCGACCGGGTGCGGGTCTGGGCAGCGCCCTGGGTGACCGAGACCGCGCGGCCGATCGACGACGCGCTGCTCGGCGAGTTCCGTGCGCTCGTCACCGAGGAACAGCCCGACGAGGCCGTCGTGCTCACCTCGTTCCACCAGTCGCCCCTGCCGGTCGCCCTGCTGCTCCGCCTGGCCGGGGTGCCCCGGGTCTCCGGTGCGTCGGTCGACCACCCCGGGTCGCTGCTCGACGTGCGGCTCCGCCCGGGCGAGGACCTGCCGGAGGACCTCCCGGAGCCGGAGCGCGCCCTCCGCATCGCCGAGGCCGCCGGGTTCGCCCTGCCGGCGGATGACGACGGGAGGCTCGTGGTGCGGATCGACGCCGTCGCACCACCCGAGGTGGCCGCCCTGGACCGCTACGTGGTCGTCCACCCCGGCGCGAGCGTCCCGGCGCGCTCCTGGCCGGAGGAGCACCACCGTGCCCTCGTCGCGGCCTACGCCGAGCGCGGGGTCCCCGTGGTCGTCACGGGCAGCCCCGGCGAGCGGGCGCTCACGACCGCCGTCGCGGGCGACACCGCGGTCGACCTCGGCGGTCGGACGTCGCCCGCCGAGCTCGCCGCGGTCCTCGCCGGCGCCGAGGTCGTCGTCGTCGGCAACACCGGCCCGGCACACCTCGCCGCCGCGGTGGGGGCGCGCATCGTCAGCCTGTTCTCGCCGGTGGTGCCGGCGGTGAAGTGGGCCCCGTACGCACCCGAGGTGGAACTGCTCGGCGACCGGACCGCCGCCTGCCGCCTGAGCCGTGCGCGGGAGTGCCCGGTCCCGGGCCACCCGTGCCTGTCCGGAGTGCGCGTGCAGGACGTCCTCGACGCACACGGACGCCTGCTGGCGCGCGGCACCGGGTCCGGCGCCGTCGCGGACGGCAGTGCGCTCAGCGGATGA